The Sesamum indicum cultivar Zhongzhi No. 13 linkage group LG6, S_indicum_v1.0, whole genome shotgun sequence genome has a segment encoding these proteins:
- the LOC105163677 gene encoding dynein light chain LC6, flagellar outer arm-like — protein MSDYASITSAAQSRGKQVDVKLVEMKRDMMDDAINIAVDALSMFSVHQDVAEYMKKMFDKKHGAPWHCIVGHYFGSYVSHEKDSFIYFHVDNTAVLLYKSGVIVRG, from the exons ATGAGTGACTATGCAAGTATCACCAGTGCTGCTCAGTCTCGCGGGAAGCAAGTGGACGTCAAGCTTGTCGAGATGAAGCGCGACATGATGGACGACGCCATTAACATTGCCGTTGAT gCACTATCTATGTTTAGTGTACATCAGGACGTGGCAGAGTACATGAAGAAGATGTTTGACAAGAAACATGGCGCCCCTTGGCATTGCATTGTTGGCCACTATTTTG GTTCTTATGTATCTCATGAGAAGGACAGCTTCATCTATTTCCACGTCGACAATACAGCAGTACTCCTATACAAATCAGGAGTGATTGTCCGGGGGTGA
- the LOC105163679 gene encoding dihydropyrimidinase: MDSCRITRVVLLIITFLSLFVSLSESNQFCDAGIGYGESTCTVASTSPSKILIKGGTVVNAHYQEVADVYIEDGVIVAVQKNIVVGDGVKIIDATGKYVMPGGIDPHTHLAMEFMGTETIDDFFSGQAAALAGGTTMHIDFVIPVKGSLSAGFEAYVKKAERAAMDYGFHMAITKWDETVSREMEIMVKEKGINSFKFFLAYKGSLMISDELLLEGFKKCKSLGALPMVHAENGDAVFEGQKRMIELGVTGPEGHALSRPPALEGEATSRAIRLAGFVNTPLYVVHVMSIDAMEEIAKARKSGQKVIGEPVVSGLVLNDTVLWDPDFQTAAKFVMSPPIRAPGHGKALQAALSTGVLQLVGTDHCTFNSTQKALGIDDFRKIPNGVNGLEERMHLVWDTMVVSGQISVTDFVRVTSTDCARIFNIYPRKGAILVGSDADIIILNPNSSFHISSNSHHSRSDTNVYEGRKGKGKVEVTIAGGEIVWENDELKAVPGSGKYIKMPPFNYLYDGIEKADADYLSSLQAPVIRSVRTA; encoded by the exons ATGGATTCTTGTCGTATCACTCGAGTAGTTCTCCTCATCATCACTTTTCTTTCACTTTTCGTCTCACTGTCCGAGTCCAACCAG TTTTGTGATGCTGGGATTGGATATGGAGAATCGACATGTACAGTTGCTTCGACTTCCCCTTCAAAGATTTTGATAAAGGGTGGAACGGTTGTGAATGCCCATTATCAAGAGGTTGCTGATGTATATATTGAGGACGGAGTCATTGTTGCCGTGCAGAAAAATATTGTG GTTGGAGATGGTGTTAAGATCATTGACGCCACAGGAAAGTATGTCATGCCAG GAGGAATTGATCCGCACACTCACTTAGCTATGGAGTTCATGGGCACTGAGACAATTGATGATTTTTTCAGTGGGCAGGCTGCTGCATTAGCCGGTGGAACCACAATGCATATTGATTTTGTCATTCCTGTTAAAGGGAGCTTATCAGCCGGCTTTGAAGCTTATGTGAAAAAGGCAGAAAGAGCTGCAATGGATTACGGCTTCCACATGGCAATTACAAAATGGGATGAAACTGTTTCGAGAGAAATGGAAATCATGGTTAAAGAGAAAG gaattaattcttttaaatttttcctgGCCTACAAGGGTTCTCTAATGATCAGCGACGAACTTCTGCTTGAGGGGTTCAAGAAATGCAAATCTCTTGGTGCCTTGCCCATGGTTCACGCGGAGAATGGTGATGCTGTGTTTGAAGGGCAAAAGAGAATGATTGAACTGGGCGTTACAGGTCCTGAGGGTCATGCCCTTTCAAGGCCACCAGCG CTAGAGGGTGAAGCAACCAGTCGAGCTATTCGTTTGGCTGGTTTTGTGAATACTCCTTTGTATGTTGTTCATGTCATGAGCATCGATGCAATGGAAGAAATAGCTAAAGCTCGTAAATCAG GTCAGAAAGTTATTGGGGAGCCTGTAGTCTCAGGTTTAGTCCTGAATGATACCGTCCTTTGGGATCCCGACTTTCAGACAGCAGCAAA GTTTGTCATGAGTCCACCAATTAGAGCACCAGGACATGGTAAGGCTCTTCAAGCAGCTCTCTCAACCGGGGTTCTACAG CTAGTGGGAACAGATCACTGCACCTTCAATTCAACACAAAAAGCTCTAGGGATAGACGACTTTCGGAAAATTCCAAATGGTGTCAATG GTCTTGAGGAGAGAATGCATTTGGTTTGGGATACAATGGTG GTTTCTGGACAAATATCAGTAACTGATTTTGTCAGGGTAACAAGCACTGACTG tGCCAGAATTTTCAACATATATCCAAGAAAAGGCGCGATACTAGTCGGCTCAGATGCGGATATCATCATATTAAACCCCAACTCAAGCTTTCATATTAGTTCAAATTCCCACCACTCTCGATCAGATACAAATGTTTACGAGGGGAGAAAGGGGAAG GGAAAAGTTGAAGTAACGATTGCTGGAGGGGAAATTGTTTGGGAGAATGACGAACTAAAAGCTGTTCCAGGTTCCGGCAAGTACATAAAAATGCCTCCTTTTAACTATCTTTATGATGGGATTGAGAAAGCAGATGCCGATTATTTATCTTCCCTACAAGCTCCAGTAATACGTTCTGTGCGCACAGCCTGA